TAGCGAGAGAATTCTCACTCTCTCTTCTATTGGTAGTAAAAGTCCCGGAAAATCGGGTGAAAAACATTCAGGAGGGTGGGAAATGGTAAACACAAGTGTTGACATCTTCTTTGAAAAGGCCACTTCTCTGAGCTTTTCGAGAACCCTACGATGTCCAACGTGTACTCCATCGAAAACTCCGATGCTGACGATCATTCTTTCACCCCATGTTGAAAACCTTTTTCAGTTTCAAAACTCGTTCGTTTCTTCTTTGTCTCTTCAGCGTGTACAAAAAAGAGGAGTTTCTTTCCGCCTCCGCGAGTGCCAGGAGGTTTCCCACTTCATCGAACACTCTCACCGTATCTTCTTTTTTGAACTCTCCCCACTCCTTCAACATCTCTAGAAACACCTGAGACCCGCTGAGGATCTTTTTGGCAAAATCCTGGTAGATCACCACCCGGGGTAGCCACTCCAGGCATCTTTCCATTGGAATCACTCTCTTTTCTATTTCTTCCGGTGCTGCCTCAAAGACGTTCAGGCTCTCTTCGAGTGTGTACGGTCCCACCCTTTCCCTCACGAGCTCCACAGCGGTGGCCCCACACTCTAGCTTGTACCCGATGTCCATACAAAGAGACCTCACGTAAGTTCCAGGTGAAACTTCTACCCTGAACGAAACGACCTCCTCTTCTATCACCACATCCCAAATTTTGAAGACCTTCACCCTCCTCGGGGGAAGTCTTATGATTTTGCCTTCTCTTGCCAGTTTGTAGAGTCGCTCACCTCTGTACTTCTTGGCAGAGTAAGCTGGAGGAACCTGGTCGTACTCCCCCACAAAAGAAAAGATGGCCTCCTTTATTTCCTCTTCCGTAGCGTTGCATTCCCTTTCTTCAACAACTTCTCCCGTTATGTCGAATGTTTCTGTGATCAAACCAAGTTTCATCTTCACCCAGTACACCTTGTTCAGATCCTTGTAAAACTCAAGAATCCGTGTTCCCTGGTTCACACCCAGGACAAGGACACCGCAGGCGAAAGGATCCAGGGTCCCACCATGGCCCACCTTCCGCGTTTTCAACTTCTTCCGTACTTCATCCACTACGTCGTGCGAAGTTGGTCCTTTCGGTTTGTACGCCACGAAGATTCCGTGCTTCATTCTTTGACCTCCCCCTCTTCCTCACGCTTGAACGGATCGAATCCCAATTGGTTCAACAGCTGATGAACCCTGACACTCGCCTCTATTCCTCTGTCCTCGTAAAAACGTATCTCTGGGGCAACGTAGAGTTTCAGGTTCTTCGCTACATAGGTTCTGAAAAAGCCTTTCGCTCTGTTCAATATTTCCACCGCTTCCTTTCGTTCTTCAGGCTTTCCCAAAAAACTGACGTAAACATCAGCGTATCTCTTGTCTTTTGAAAGCTCAACTCGGGAGAAGGTCACAAACTCTTTTCTCAAACGCGGGTCTCTCAACTGTCGAAGAGCCTCAGTTAAAAGCTTTTGTATCTCTGATTCCAGCATTGCCTTTCTATAGATCGGATGCATTCTTCTCACCTCCTAGTCCAGCTTCAAAAATTCCTTTGCTCTTTCATACTTCTTCTTGGATCTCTCAAGAATTTTCAGAACAACTCGGGGCTTCAGCCTGAGTGCATTCAGAGCGAAAGGGGAAAGAACGGGATCTCCCCAAGAAAGAGACGCACCCCTTATCATGAGGTTTGCCAGAACGTCTCCGATGTGAACCATCGACACCTGATTGAGAAACAGCTCGTTAGGATTCGCGTTAACGTTGTGGTGATAATCTGCGGAATAAACAAGGAGGTCCGGGAAATTCCAACTTCTCAGAAGTTTTGCCCCAACCTCGGTGTGGTAAGGGACCTCAAGCTCTTCTTCCACTTCGATCAGGTTCTTTTTCAATTTCTGGGCGATTTTGACCTCCATCTCTAGGATTTCGGAGAGGAGAAAATCGTAAACCACCTTTCCTATATCGTGAAGCAGCCCCGCTATGAAGATCTCCTCTTTCAACGGATAACCAACTGTTTCCGCAACAGTTTCT
The sequence above is drawn from the Thermotoga sp. genome and encodes:
- the truB gene encoding tRNA pseudouridine(55) synthase TruB yields the protein MKHGIFVAYKPKGPTSHDVVDEVRKKLKTRKVGHGGTLDPFACGVLVLGVNQGTRILEFYKDLNKVYWVKMKLGLITETFDITGEVVEERECNATEEEIKEAIFSFVGEYDQVPPAYSAKKYRGERLYKLAREGKIIRLPPRRVKVFKIWDVVIEEEVVSFRVEVSPGTYVRSLCMDIGYKLECGATAVELVRERVGPYTLEESLNVFEAAPEEIEKRVIPMERCLEWLPRVVIYQDFAKKILSGSQVFLEMLKEWGEFKKEDTVRVFDEVGNLLALAEAERNSSFLYTLKRQRRNERVLKLKKVFNMG
- the rbfA gene encoding 30S ribosome-binding factor RbfA — its product is MHPIYRKAMLESEIQKLLTEALRQLRDPRLRKEFVTFSRVELSKDKRYADVYVSFLGKPEERKEAVEILNRAKGFFRTYVAKNLKLYVAPEIRFYEDRGIEASVRVHQLLNQLGFDPFKREEEGEVKE
- a CDS encoding HDOD domain-containing protein — its product is MALKLIDKILEGIDKLPSPNIVVQRIVAVCSKPDASSSEVANTLMMDASLSARVLKLANSAYYGIPRKITTLSEAVMILGFKTVRNLALSVFTYDMVFKNRSSSVDRERLWEHFIATAVASETVAETVGYPLKEEIFIAGLLHDIGKVVYDFLLSEILEMEVKIAQKLKKNLIEVEEELEVPYHTEVGAKLLRSWNFPDLLVYSADYHHNVNANPNELFLNQVSMVHIGDVLANLMIRGASLSWGDPVLSPFALNALRLKPRVVLKILERSKKKYERAKEFLKLD